The genomic region ctgaactgaaatcgagagttggacactgaactgactgagtcacccaggtgtccccaagtaactactttctaaaaataatacttagagttttatttttctggtaatatttttgctttcttccagtCCTTTACCCCTGGTTatgcttcattctttcttttttctattttttcaaatctttgccCTCACTTCTATGACACTTTTGTTGTCCTTGTATATACAGACATGACTTCAAACTTCTGTTAAGATCTGTCTCTATGGCCTTTAACCTTATTTTCCTTTAGCAAGTTGTCCAAGTTGACTTTTCTgacttcagttttttgtttgaataaactctctaaatgtttgtttagtttataATCATGcttattctttctgtattttatatggCAAGGTTGTGTCTTCCTAACTAGACTGTGGTCCCTGTGGGTACAGACTATAATCTGTTCCCTTGATCTGTGTGCTTTATTGCTGTGTGTAAGTGCTTGATAGAATTATGGGAGATTGACTTCATGTGACACTTGATGGGTTATGTAAAGGTCGTCTTTATTAAGATTAAAATGATTCCCCTTGCAGACTCCGAAAAACAAAGCTACAATCTTCAAGTTATGCAGCATCTGCCTCTACCTGCCGCAGGAACAGCTTACGCACTGGGCGGTTGGCACCATAGAGGACCACCTCCGTCCTTACATGCCGGAGTAGGGGACTGACCAGCAGAGCGAAAAGGATCAGGGAGCGCAGCagcattttgtttccttgttttcttacACTTTATTCTTTCAGAGTTTAAAGAAAATGGACTCATGCACAGAACACTATGCATTTTGAAACGTGTtcatcctggatttttttttttttttttttaattatttgtgtctcagaacttaaaaaaaattaggtgtcTTCTGCACGGACTGTGTGAAAGAAGATGCTTTGCATATTTGCTGCACTGCATCAGCATTCTGCTAAAAATGTGAAGTGAAAGGACAGTTGTACACTGAAATGCTTAAATGTATCTGAAAGCACAAGGTGATACTCTTTTTTGATGGTCTTTCCATTTATGCTGGTTTTTGCCTCTCTGACATCTGTCATCAGTATTTAGAGGGTGAGAAGGGAATGTAAAAGGTATACATAACATTGAAACAAACGGAATAGCTTTGCCGTAATCACCGTCGTTCCAGAGCACTGTCAGATTCATTCTAATGACCACAagtggttgtttaaaaaaaaaaaaaaaaaaaatacaaccacgGGGaagaaatcttttaagaaaaaaaaaagcatctcatTGTAGGCATTCTTGCCTCATGTTTTACTGGGCCATGTTTGTTTCCTGGTactcataaataaatgtatgtattttatttccagatCTCTTTCCCCAAGTTGTTGTTATAAAAGAGTATTCTGCTGAATGTGGATACAGTTCTACACATTAAAGCAGATCTGGAGTCTGAAGTAGCTAACGCAGCTGTAAAACTGAGAAATCCATGCATAGCTGCAGAAATCATGATAGGGAGAGGactttcctttttggtttttgttttttggttttaaagaGAAGAGgtttttattacaaagaaaatgCAGTGAATTGTGCAGAAATACTGGTTTCTACACCATCCTAAAAGAAAACTTAGGAGGGTTTCTTGGAATAGAAAAAAGTTACTAAAGTTGGCATCttaaattgctaaaaaaaaaaaacaaaaaaacaaaaaaacaacaaaacattgagTGTCAAAGCTCTAAAAGCAGAACTCATTTTGTgcaatgaacataaggaaagactactgtatagttttttgttttttctttttaatgaagaaaagctTTGCTTAAGGGTTGCATACTTTTATGGAGTAAATCTGAATGATCCTACTCCTTTGGAGTAAAACTTAGTGCTTACTGGTTTCCAAATGTATTTAGCTTCTGgttggaatttgaaaaaaatgaaaacctaaataaaatagGTGAAAGTTCCCTGACTATTCAGGTGAATACACAAAACTGAagtggtaactttttttttccaagtcgCTGGGTGGTGTTACTGATGACCTTGGGGGTTATGTTACAGTCCATAGCACACAGTAAACTCAGGACAAAAACCATTTGCGTTTGCAATTTCAAGAATAGGAATCAAAGACATTTTGTAAGCTTTAACAGGTATCAGGTTGGCCTCGTTCCTtgcttcatggaaaaaaaaatattttttaaagtaggcttcacaccgaCCGGGGGCTTGGACTCAACATCCCTGGGATCacgagtcgcatgctccaccacctgacccagccaggcgccccaagaagtacTAATTTCAAAATGCTTCACGTTTTCTCATCAATTGAAAATTTAGAATCTACTTGAAATCATGGCTTTGAATGTTTATCATGGCCAGGTCCTGTTTGAAGCTCTGGTCTCACAAGCCTGAGTGGAAAGAGGTGcagaggttcagtaacttgcccaagctcacgTGTGGAGCAGGGAAGATTTAAAACCAGGCCAGCTGTCTCTGTAGGATCCAGACTCTTCATTGTTGTACTATGTTGAATTATACTGGATGTATTCAGTAAGTccgtttttaattttattttagagtaaaTTTAGAAAAGGTGTAATACACAAAACTCCTGTATAACCTTTACCCGTGTCTTAGccacatttttttcccactttttctagatacatatatatatatatttatgtgtcttTTCTGAACGATCTGAGCATTTGGTACATATGTCATGGGTACATCTTTATTCCTTACTTCCTACTGCTTCAGCCTAGGTCCCAAGTACAGGGATATTCTTGTATAACCACAGTGAAGTAACCAAATCCAGGAAATGCAGTGTTGATACACCGTCACCTGTCCATATTCCAGTTTTAATTGTCCTAATATCCTCAAGTCTTTTTTAAACCGTTGCATGTAGCTGTCACATCTCTAGTCTCTAATCTGGAACAGTTCATTAGCCTTTGTTTAataaccttgacatttttgaagagtaggctaattttttaaaaaaatataaggtgTTCCTCATTTTGCATTTGaatgctgtttctttttccagaGTTAAATTTGGGATTATTGTGGCCAGCACCCAATCCAGAAGTGCACTGTCAAGTTGCTCtttgttaatgttaattttgattGATCAAGGCCTGTTTCTGCATTGTAAAGTTACTGTTTTCCCCCCTTGAAACCAAGAAGCAATCTGGAGAGCAACGTGGAAGTACCCTGCTTTTCATCAGGTGCTCTACTGAGGAGTTCTGATTTTTGCTGTAACCAGTCTTTCACTGGGATAGCCACAAATTGgtaattttccattatttactCCTCCCTCCACATATATCAGCATTTTATTGTAAGGAAGagccctcccagctctgccatggATTATCTACCTACATGGTGTGGATTCAATTCCTCTTTCCCAAAACTGCATAGTTTGCATGCCTCTTACTATTTGAACTTGAACGCTTGCTTACTTTCAAGCACAAGAAATGTTCATGTCAATTTCCCTATCTCAGCCCCGTAGCCATGGAATCCACTAttttctccaaggagcccagGGTGCTTTTAGAGGGAAATCTCGGAAATCAAGAACTGGGTGCCCTGTGTGCTTACTGCTCCGGGGAAGTCTGCTCTGTTGAGCACAGATGAAGCACGTATTCCTGAACAAGCAAAGAATACTCAGCCTTTAACTGCTGATAGtgtttccaaatttatttaaagttgcttcctttctttttgatgtttagttAATGAAATGTTCAGAAGACCCCATGATGCAGAAATGAAATACTAAGAATGCCACGTTCAACAGAACTTGAGAAATGGACTAAGTGATTTGTGATTTAATCTTTCTGATCCCATTTTGTGATCTGCATGGTTTTATTCTAGGTACTAGAAAAGGAGTAATAGTATGTTTTTCTCCCCGCCCTTAGTACAAAATACGCCAGTCCTAGGAtaagttcttttccttttttttttttttaaagtttattttgagggagtcgggggaagggggggggggggcgggggcagagaatcccaagcaggctctgcactatcagcttgaagcccaatgcagggctcaaactcacgaaccacgagatcttgacctgagccgaaatcaagagttggacgctcgactgagtcacccaggcacctcaataaaTTCTCCATCAGAGAAAAACAGCACATCCATCGGACTATTTCCTATGTCACTAATGTGCTTTGCCTCAGACTTCGTTGAGGACTATTTTAGGCTATACAGctcaatctattttattttccaatatgagctatgtttcattaattttgaagTTCCATAATCTTGaaattgggttttaaaaaaatgtagcagttattttaaaagctgagaaGGACATAAATTCACAGATTAagcatttatatttccctaagtGCTTAAAATAGCTTAGTATTGGACTTTAGTTTAAAAGTAATCTCAtttcgggacgcctgggtggctcagtcagttgagtgtccgacttcagctcaggtcacgatctcgcagtctgtgagttcaagccccatgtcaggatttgtgctgacagctcagagcctggagcctgctttggattctgtgtctccctctctctctgcccctccccgactcatgctctgtctctgtctctcaaaaatgaataaacattaaaaaaaaaaagtaatctcatTTCAAAATGTCCTTGCTAGCTTCTTTGCTTTACCTAAGTTTTCAGAGACCCTTTCAGCTAAGAATGTTTTCACCCAATTACCATACATAGATTACAGACTGAAGAGGTTTAAGATGAAAAGCATCTCACTCACTATgtcattttctccaaagaaaagatTTCTTCACCACTTCTGGTTGtgctaatttattttgaaagttacaTCTGTTCAAGTCAAATTTACACTTGGTGTTCGCTGTTGGATTTCTTTAGGCCGGTGGTGTTCTGGTTTCCCAGGTGTTTTGTGTGTCTGCCTTGTGCTACTAATTTTCCCGTGGCCTTCTTCATCACATCCACAGAGGTAAATGCaagtgtttttccttccttcagaaCATGGGCTGTTATCACTATATCTTCTCCTATTTTAGCCGGTGCCATGTACCTTGAAGGGAAACAAATATAGTTaacagcaaataattttttattaaaattctgtatttattgggctgcctgggtggctcagtcggttaagcatctgacttcggctcaggtcatgatcttgtggtccgtgggttcgagccccgcgtcgggctctgctgacagctcagagcctggagcctgtttcagattctgtgtctccctctttctctgaccctcccctgttcatgctctctctgtctcaaaaataaatgttaaaaaaaatttttttttttaaaaaaaattctgtatttatttttgaaagagcaaacatgagcaggggaggggcagagaggggcgcAGAGGATCCGaggtgggctctgctctgacagcagaactcacaaactgagatcgtgacctgagctgaagctggatactcaaccaactgagccactcaggcgcaccttaacattttttaaaacggGAAGTTGTGTGCGTCCCTTAGatgttgcttattttctttctacaaGAGTTTAAGAATGGTATCCGTAAGCTTTCTGTCCTGTCAGATTTGAATGGCTGGTCTTGACCAAGTTCATCTTCCCCATTTCATATCCCCACGAGTTTCTTTTCCCATAAATAtgagaagccccccccccccccttcttcaaGTTTCCTCTTTCATCTTTATTTGGGAACGTCCTGGGTGAAGTGTTCCTGGTGTCTGTCTACACAGTAGGTTCCCCCTCACCTGCAGTTTGACTTTCCATAGCTTGGGTGACCTGTGGTCCATAAAGCATTAGATGATCCTCCTGATCTGTCAGAAGGTCAACAGTGGCCTAACGCTGCGTCCCTGCCTACGTCTTTCCCTCACTGCGTCTGCTGCTCTGGGTGTCTCATCCTCTCCCATCCTCACTAGAATGGTGAGTACAGTACAAGAAGGTAGtttgagagaccacattcacatactATATCACGCTTGTTCTATATTATCGTTATCCTTGTTAATCTTACTGTGCGTAGTTTGTAAGTAAATTTTATCACGCGTGTGTATGTATAGGGTTCGGTACCACCTGTGGATTCAGGCACCCactggggtcttggaacatatccccatGGGTAAGAGGGGCCTACTCTATCTTCTATCAATATTTAGAATTCACTCAACTGCACTTGAGTAAATTCTGCACTTTACGGCACTTAAAACGATCTAATGTGAGAACTATAAGGAATTAATTAATGCGAACTCCTTAGAATACTGGTGATGAACCGTATATATTCATAAgttgttttctttatgaaatatcGACAGTAAACCTTTGAGACTCTTTCTGCTCAGGTGGGTCAGTTTTTGAAGCTCCGGCAGTTCTTGATGGAAGCTGTCTGACTTCCTAAAGAATCTTTAGGCTGACGATAGCAGCAGTAGGATCTCACAAGATCCCGAGGTGCCAGGTTGGGGCATCCGTGCTCTGGGCAGAGGCACCCAAGGCCAAGTAGAATCATCAGCGggtcccacccccactcacgGAGTAAGGTAAGGACCGCCCAGCCTGCTCGGCAGTACAACGAACGGAAACTGTTCTTTCCGTGGATCTTAATTTCAAGACCGTTTGCCCTTGTCCTGTGACCTGTGAATGGCACCCTCCATTTATTTCCACAGTAGACGCGGGCTGAATTTTCTGAAGTGAGCCTAATAAAAGATTTAGATTGTCTACAAATCTGATAACGTTATTTCCACTGCCCTCATGTTGTATAACATTGGCTTTCGGGTGCCCCCAGTAAAAATCATTCTTCTGTTGTGTAGGTGGAAAAAGCAGTCATACTGAAACAAAACCCCCACGCCCTGCATTCTAGTGACCGGACTGGCACCAGTACTGGTTAAAACTGGAACTAGATCTTTTACATTTGGAAACGCCTGACCCCTGCAGGCATTTTCACCAGAGTGACAGCCTGACATCTGGGGTGCTGCTTCCTGACCACACAGTTTATACCCATGGAGCCTGGTGGCAGCTGCAGGGAGAGATACAGGATTGCAAAACTGGCCATTTTGTGTTCACTCTGGTACAAGGAAATGGCGATGGATACTTTATAAAGGTTTATCCAACTCTGACTTTTATTCAGGCTTTTCTCTATACGCACTCAATACAACCCTCCTAAGACCTTTGTACAGGTGGCACTTTTCAGGACTTTGTGCAATGGTTACAAGCCGGGAGTTTTTTCCCCATAACCTAACAGAAGCCAAATGTTTGCTTCTTTGAATGTTTAGGTCATTACCCCTTTCCTCCGGATACATACATACTGCATTTGGAAATCAGTTGCTCCAATTCTAGATTCTAAGGCTCTGGGATATTCTGGGCACAGCTATACTTGCCCTTAAGCATGATGAGCTCGGGGCACCTCCAGTTTTATTCATGTTACAATTGTACGTAGTCTCATTGTTTGAAATGAGTTTTCACATTATAAAAAGGTATTTGTAGTACAGTTTGGATACATACGTTATGTTCATATCGACACTGACTCCTGGTGCTCCCCTTTCTGTGGACACCAGAGCCAATGTTGATATGTTATCCACTAAGGTGGCTATCATGCCACCATGCAGAGTGCCGTACTTATTGGCATGGTCGTCTTCTACTCTCATTTCACAAATCAGTTTCCCAGGGGTAGCAGAGACCAGAGTCACCTaaacgtaaaagaaaaaaagaattttgaacatGCTTTGGTATTAGGAAAGCCCAAACAGCCCATCAAGAATTATCGTCCGATTAAACTGACTCACCCCAGGGCCTcgtgactggctcagttggtggagcgtgtgactcttgatctcggggttgtaagtttgagccccacattgggtgtagagattacttaaaatcttaaactAAGTCACCCCAAAACAGTTGGGCAGAAATTCAAATAAGTTGCCAATCTCTCTCTGATAGAAATTACCccaaatataaattgttttaatcttttttaacgtttacttatttttgagagagagacagagcatgagcaggggagaggcagagaaagagagggagacacagacagaatctgaagcaggctccaggctctgagctgtcagcacaaagcccgacgtggggctcgaatccacaaaacataagatgacctgagctggaatcagagatgtttaaccgactgagccacccaggtgcccctcatatataaattatttttgaagaaaaaggaatatttaggGGAAAGACAGTAGTTTTTGTTAATCTTCACTGCAGAAATCAAATATTCTAAGCTTTCCAGCCTTATGTATTACAACCTGACATCTCAATGTCTCCATAGAATTTTAGACCAAGAAAGCTCGCTGGTCCCTGTGATCTGTTAACCCACGATAGGTTTCATTTGGATGTTCCCTAGTTTTTGCAGAGAGTAACTTTTATAATGACTTTGTAAtgaatagtttaaaataatttgaatagacTGGAAGAAATTCAGTAATTCACTGAGTGTCTAGAATTCGCAAACTTATACCATAAACCCATTTTACTATACAAAGTTTCACAGAATCCAGAAGTTAAACTGCTACTTTTAAGATCCTGCCCCATTTATggtattataaagaaaaataagtacataaaagataaaaagggaaataatgaattacaatttttatatcaaaatctTTCAAAAGGAAAGTTTTGGGgaccctggggtggctcagttggttgagcatctggcttcagcccaggtcatgatctcatggtttgtgagttaagccccatatggggctctctactgtcagcacagagcctgctttggatcctctctccccctctctctgcccactgcaccccccccctccactcGCATGCACGctgtcaaaaaatttaaaaaaaaaaaaaagcttttggaaaaatagaaatatgttttttatatCCTAGTTAAATTACTAGGAAAAACGTCATAGTATAAGACTGAGAAATTGGAACTGAGCTGTGAATGGGATGTGCTACATTTAGCAATGGTCATTTTTGCTGTTGCTAGAGGTGTTCAGGCAGAATACAGATGAGTATTTGGTGTATCTGTTGTATTTGGGGGTGTGGCGTGTCTCGAGCATTAAATGATTAGGTTCTAGATAACCGCTATCTCAACTGAGCATTTTCCTATGCTAGGCTCTGTGCCAAACACTTAAATACTATGTAATAAGGAAGGGGTAGTTTCCACTGCCCCTTTAAGTAGGCAACTGAAGTTCATGGTGGTTTGTTGTTGGGGTCACCCGTGATGGGACAGACCTGAAATTTAGATCTAGGTCTGTCAATCTTCAAGTCTCCCTAGACACTATAATGTCTCTGGATTTGCAGTGGCCTTTAACAGCTCCCACCAGGAAGACGCTTTGGAGTTTCACAAACCACAACTTTAGtgattttgctgttctttttcccctGGAGAACTAGGCCCTGAGGTAAAACAAACACAGCCACACAATATAAACCATCCTAAACAATATCATGTCATATTTTGCATAACAGGTAAGTCAATGGCAAATCATGTTAGACAGGATCAAGTCTATCCACACGAAAAATGATGTAGCCACAAGATGTCCTCGTAAACTACACATCGAACAGGACCAACGTGTAAACTGCCCTCATTCGGGCATTTACACGAGTATGTTAAGCACTGACAACGTAAAGACAAATGAAATCAAATCCCTCCTCGTAAGGGGTTCGCAACCTAAAGGAAGAGACCGTACGCAGACCACTGCAGTGGGAGGGTTCCTGGAAAAGAGAGTACAGGTTGCTTGAAGGGCATCTAACTTTTATGGAGTATGTTTTTAGAGAACAGACATTAGGAAAGGCCTCCTGAGGGACAGGGAGGAGTGAGCCAAGTGAAGATGGGGAACAAGCCAGACAGTTCAGGGGAAGAGAACTGAAGGCAGTTGGGTGCCATGTGAAGGCGTCGCGTGTTGAGTAGAGATCAGTTAGTGATTATCTGACTTCGGCGGGGGTGACAGGAGGCCATGCAAATGTCAGCTTGACTTTCTACTGCAGAATACAGTTTTtgactgtttttctttcccccaacttGAAAGGCCAAAGGACACACTGGTACACACGAGTGGTTTAAAATATACATTGGAGTAGAGAGAATTTTGTTCCCATCAGCCTGATCCTgcaaaagaaatgcttttatgTGTCGCCCTCTGTCGTCTCCCTGggtaaaataaaggaattaagcCACTGGAAGCTAACAGAGGGTTGTCCGAGCCAGCTCCCAAAGCTAATCAATAGTCTTGTTGGGGAAGAGGCCCACGGAGAGCTAACCTCTCTCTGATGAGGAAGGGGGGTATGAGGAGAAGCCTGTTAAAAAGGAGAGCATATATGATCTTGGTCTCAGTCAAGATACGGGTTATAGGGGACACGCTTGTTTATTCGGTTATTAACTACGGCTAACTTTGGGTTAGACCAAAGTTAGACCACACTCCGCGATGCTGCACACATTGTTTCCACCCGCCCAGATCTCTGAAGTGGGTCCTGTTGTTTTCATCGGACTCCCACATCTCAGGTTTAACTCCTCTGCAGAATCACCTCCCTTCACGGCTCACCTGGACTGCTGCGGGCAACTGGGTCCTGATGCGTCGGGTGTCACGCAGGATAGCTGCCACGCCTGTTACGATGCAGTGAGGCCAAAACCAACAATGCTGAGAAGCACCCAGATATATTCCATTCTCCGGGCCACCGCGGTACGATGGCAAGAACCTTTACGGCTCAGCCCAGTCCAACACGTGGGCTCCTCGGTTTATAGGAAAAATTACGTACGTGTGCACACATACGATCACCCGTCCCTTTTCTGCACGGCCTGCAGCGGACTGCCTCTCCTCGGTTCCTCACGCGTTCACACGAGTTCCCATGGCTCCTGCCGCCACGGCACCCTCCTTCCTCACCCCGAACACCCAGGCTCCGATTCCATCGCCGATAACCGTCTCCCCCGTTCCTCCCTTACCTTTTCAGGAAAGGCAGTGAGAAGGAATGCCTGATAATCAGCACGAAGGAGATGGCCCCCAACAGGAAACTCCGTGCGAACCCCAGAGCTCTCCTTAGGCCTTGACGTTTCCGGTCAtcctggtcctggtcctggtcctggtCCACAGTCATCATTGTGACTGCTGGTGATCGCTGTGCCGCTCACCACCCTGCCTCTGCTAATGAATGAAGACGTGTGTGTCTCTGGCTCAGTGAGGGTGTCTGCCACGGGCCTAAAGGAGCGTGGCACGTGGCCTGAGAAAATCTGTGTGTGTAACCACGCGAGTCAGCCACGGAAGGACGCTGAATACGAAAGACCGGGTTTAACACACAAAAGCACCCGAGAACCGAGGAGGTCAGTGAATGagaagtttatgtatttgtgaaAGAGGTTGTTTTCAAGCAAGTTGTCCTGATGACAGACATTGCTGATTTCGTATGTGACGCAGTGCAGATACCAGAAGGAAGTGTCTGAGGACAACGTATAAATGTACCTTCATAaaagcaggaaaggagggaagagtaAGAAGGCGGGAGGCACAGCGGCAAACAGGCCAGTTACAGTAAGGGCCCCTAAGAGGGCACATGCTACAGAAGTACTGTGGCTCAACCGTGTGCTGTAGCCGCCCAGCACTTGGGTTTTATAATGTGTGTTTTAGCAGTTTAATCGCACGGGTGGCTTTAGATCAATAGGCAAGAGCATCAGCTCTGGAGCCAGGCCGAGGCAAGATCCTTAACTGTGGTCGAGAGCAGGATAACATTCAAATTAAGCAATTGGAACACGGCCCGGCATATCATGGGGGATCAAGACATTTCAGTTCTCATCCTTGGTAAAGTTGGGACCCGAACACAACTGTGAAACCCCAAATCGGTTTGTATAGTTTCACATGGATTTTTCTTAAAATCGCCCGATTGGAACTTAGAATTCTCCAATTACTAAACTCATTCACTGAATGACCCCATGACTAAATTCAGTGGATATTTTTCAGGCCTTTGTTTACCTGACCTCTCAGCATGTCGAGACATCCAAACCTTTTCCTGGCCTTTCCTGAACTCCCACGTCCACCTTCTCCTgggtttcctcctcctctgtggaGTGACACAGTCCCTTTGCTGGCTCTTACTCTGCACCGCCCACCCGAGTCTTAGGGTCATCTAATCATCCGGCCTCATGAGACCACCAAAGGCCACACTGGCTTTCAGGTTCCCTCAGAAGGTTAGAGGACAGGTTCTCTAAAGTTAGGCACTATAATAGAGTTAATGGCATGGGCTTTGGGGCAGACACGTGGGTTAAGATCCCAATTACTAGCCGTAAGGGCTTAGAAAAGGTAAGCTTCGACTTTCTCATGTATAAAACGGGGATGACAGTCACAGCACTGCCAGGAGGATGAACTCTTGACTTGAGCCCATGATTTCACTAATTGTATCTTGACTCCTTAAATTCTATCTCTGAGCCATCTAAATTGCCACGTTCCTCCCCTTTATTAGATTTTTAACTGCAACGATCATTTCATATGAATAAACGGTGTAGAGATGCATTTTCCTACCTCCCACCCCTTCAGTGCCATGTATCATGCAATATCATTCTCTAGACTTTTTCAAACATATATGCACATAGAaggcttttttcctttctttgtataaAATTACAAAGGCGGGATCACATGATACACAT from Panthera uncia isolate 11264 chromosome B2 unlocalized genomic scaffold, Puncia_PCG_1.0 HiC_scaffold_25, whole genome shotgun sequence harbors:
- the ACOT13 gene encoding acyl-coenzyme A thioesterase 13 isoform X1, with translation MNRLTQHLLELLKTMGSGRDFDRVLEKVTLVSATPGKLICEMRVEDDHANKYGTLHGGMIATLVDNISTLALVSTERGAPGVSVDMNITYMAPAKIGEDIVITAHVLKEGKTLAFTSVDVMKKATGKLVAQGRHTKHLGNQNTTGLKKSNSEHQV
- the ACOT13 gene encoding acyl-coenzyme A thioesterase 13 isoform X2 yields the protein MVDPPTFFSVTLVSATPGKLICEMRVEDDHANKYGTLHGGMIATLVDNISTLALVSTERGAPGVSVDMNITYMAPAKIGEDIVITAHVLKEGKTLAFTSVDVMKKATGKLVAQGRHTKHLGNQNTTGLKKSNSEHQV